AATGTGTTAAAAATCGCGCACAAGGAGGCCATCCAAATCCTTGAAACCACCCATTTAATCCCCAGAAAACGCAGAAAAGAAAAATAGAAGATGAAAGTCCAAATAAAATATTCGCCACTCCCGTCATCATCAGACCAATGGCCATAAAATACCTGGGATTCGAGCGATCGGATAGTATTCCACTTGCAAATTTGCTTAGGCCGTACGTGATAGAAAAAATACTGCCCAATATCCCTAATTGGGTTTTATCGTAATGTAACTCTTGAGCCAAATCGGGCATGGCGAACGTAAAACTTTTTCTTGTAAAATAATAGAAGGCGTACCCTACAAACATCGAATACAAAATCCTGATTCTCCAATAATTGTATGTGCACTCAATTTCTTGAGAATCCTGAATAGGCTTGATATAAGGCGCTGGTTTTAGCAAATTAAAAATAGAGGCCACGCGCATCTCCTTTTCTACTCCTTGATCGATGAGCTTTTACCCACCTTTTCCTATTTTTTATCGCTTAAAGCGAGAAGAAAAAACATAACATACTAATTTAAATTTTTTGAAGTTTGAAATTCCTCTGCAAGGGAGGTTTCAAAAATAAACCTATTGCTTAAACCAACCGACTAAGCGTCACGTTTTTAAACCGCTTGTTCATTTTTATTCAAGGCTTTCTCACATTTTTTGCCCGAATTCTCCTCAAACAGCTACTCTTCTCTTGACGGTTGCAAGTAGATATGCTAGAAAGTCAGCGATGGAAAAAAGACGGAATAAAAATGTCTGACTGTTATGGCAAACCAAAACTCTAGATGATTAAGCTCACCGTACAGCGTAAAAACAACCAAATTGAGGAATTTGTTTTTGAGAAATCCTCTATTAAAATAGGAGAGGGGGGAGAAGAAATCGATCTTTCTCTCTCTGAAGAATCCCTACACCCCTGCCATGTGGAAATTTACGAACATGACGGCTTCTTTTATATCTTTAACCGTGCAAATGACCCTTTTGTAGCTTTAAACGAGCTGCCCTTCAGAAAAAAAAGCCTTTGCGGAAAGGATGTACTAATGGTAGGAAAAACACGCATAGAAATTGAAGCGCACCCTGCAAAGAAAAATGAAGAAGTTTTGTCGCCAACAGGTCCTTTAATCTCTCAGTCAGAGTCAAAGCACGCACATAGCGAGGGCCACGGGACAGCCAACTTACAAAAATCTGAAATTCTCCCCCCACCTCCCACACTGGAGGAGGCAAACCAACAGGAGTTTTCTCTATACGCCCCTCAGAACCCTTCAAAAAGGGTAAACGAAGATCCTTCTCTAGAAATTGTTCCCCCCCAGCACGTACCAGAAGGCAGTCTCAGTCTTTCCTCTTTGGCACCCAAACCCTGCCTTGCAAAAAACGAAGAACTAAAAGCTCCCCTAAGCATGGCCCAAAAAAGTTGGAGATTTACACTTAGCTTAGGGGCAATGATTTTAGCTTTTATCACTCTTTTGTCAGGCATTGCTTATTTAAAATTTAACAATGAAAGCGATCGGGATGAGATTAAAGCTGCACAAGCGGTTGCAGATGCTGCAATGGCTCTCAGTTACGCTCAAATGGCTCGCTTAAAACCTCATAAGAGTAATTGGTCTCAGCCAGAATTTTTAAAAACAAGTTTAGCCCCTATCCTTCCGCTAGATACCAAGCCTTTAATTGACGTAGACGCCCAAGGGAAGTTTAAAAATTGCCCTTATTTGCTTCGCATCTATACCAGTGGGGATTTAAGCCATTTTTTAGTGATTGCTCAACCTGCTCCAAGCACTTTGCAATGGTTGCTTCCTCGCAGTGCAATCGTTTTAGATTCAGCTTCTATGGAAATGAGAAAAACAGCAGATTTGAAAAATTTAAATCGACTATTGGTGAATATCAATTCTTTAGATGAACTAAACTCTAATGAAATTTTTAATATTGCCAAAGAAGGCAAACTCATCCGTTTATCGTCACTGAAACTGAGCAAAAGAGTTCGAGAATTCACTCCTCCAAAAGCCCTTTCTCTCTTACGGCCAGGCGCTGAAAACTATATTTATAATGCGCCTCGCTATCACCGGTTTGGCGAAAACATTCTTAATAAAGCGATCGCTTTACTTGAAGGTCCAGTAAATGATCAACAAGTCAGTGCGTTGAAACAAGATATCGAGGCGCTTAAAAAACTCCCTAACCTGGTGCTTTATACTACCAAGGGAATCGAGGGGGCTTTACAAGCCGAAAAAGCTTTATCCATTTTTGTGCCTAACACCCCTTTTCTAATTGGCTATTTAAAGCTTAGCTCGCAAGGTAATATTATCCAGAACTCAATGCTAATGAATGAAGAGATCGGCCCTGCCTCTGGGGAAGCCGCCACAGACAAGCCGGTGAACAAGGATATAAAAGTGCAAGGCCCCTTATCCATAGCCGCTGAAAACACCCAAGCTCCCCCCTCTCATTTACATTCAAACCCTGTCTATTTGCAATTAGATAAGCTGTTTAACAATAGGAAAAATGCCCTTCATCCTATCCATACCAAAATGGAGGAGCTCATTTCCAAAGAACGCATAGGGACTACGTCCGATTTTCATCCGCAATTTCAAGAGCTCCTCAAAGAACATGAAAAAATAGCGCTCGAACAAAGGGAAATTTTTAAAGAAGCCTTTTTTAAGCTACAGGAAGAATACTGGATGATTCCTTTAAAAGAGTGGATGGAGTATATCCAGGCAACAGGACTAACTCCTTTAGTAGAAGATATTCTAGTAGACCTTCCAAAAGAAAATTTTTTATCCCCTGGAGCCTTTGAGAATGCTCTGCGAAAAATTCGGGACAGCCACAATTTTGACGAACTCTACTCGCAAGTCAAAGAAATTACGGCTCACTTATCTTTAAATTTTTTCCCCTCGATTCAGCGTCTTATTGAGTACCAAAATACTTACAAAAATGAAGTCATAATCATGATCGATAAATTTTTGCTCTCCTCGGGGGAAAAACTGACTGTGCTATCCTCTTCGACGCAGGAGATCTTAGACGATATTTTTAAACTGATCTGGGTAAATTCTCCCACCGAGCGGGAATTCTATTTGCATGAATTAAACCTTTTAATCCAAGAAACCGAAAGTAAAAAAAATTTAAGCGAACCAGCTTCTTTGCAACAGATCCTAAACTAAAAACCCCATAAAATATCGTCTAGGCAGAGTATTCACCTTTTTTAAGTTTATCTTCTTATCCCTCTATTTAAGACTAGAGGGAAATTAAACCTCCCTCTTGCAGGCTTGCAACTTCGGGCATCCTCACAGGAATTTCGGCCTTAGCAGCTGGGATTTTTATTCGGATGGACAGCTAGCCATTTCTAGCTCTTCTGGCTCAACCCACCGACCATGTTGTTTTATCAAAGCCACGAGCCGATCTACAGCTTCTGAGAAAGGGATATCTTTTTCGACACATTGCTTCCCTAAGTAAAGGTCGATCATCCCTGGCTTGGATCCCACATACCCAAAATCGGCATCGGCCATTTCTCCGGGACCATTGACAATGCACCCCATGATCGCAATTTTCACTCCCGGTAAATGCGCCGTACGATTTCGAATACTTCTTGAGACCTCCTGCAGATCAAATAACGTGCGACCACAGCTTGGACAAGAAATAAAATCGGTCTTTGAACTCCGCATACGCGCTGCCTGCAAAATATTAAAGCTGAGTTGACGCATAAAATCTGGCTCATGGGGAGCTTCTATCCAAATCCCTTCCCCATAGCCGTCGCATAATAAGGCTCCATATTCAGCCGCAGCCTGAATGATTAAATCTTCTTTGTCTAACAAATAGGTGAAATGAAGAATGACAGGAGAAGAAATCTTGGCATTTTGCAGCCATTCGAAAAAATGTCGAGCGGCATGCAGCTTATGGTTTTTAGGAGAAAAAATAAGTATTTCGGGTTTTAGCTCGTGAATCCAATTCCATTCTTCCTCCGACTCTTTTTCTACTAAGATAGCCAGAGGTTGTGGACGAGTAGTCCTGCTAAGGGCAAATCGAGCCGTTTGTTGCTGTTTTTGGAAGGATTCAATAGCGGCTTGTAAAGGCTGGATGTAAAGAGCATCTGTTAAAGGGTGAAACGAAGCAACTCCGACCCCCTTTTTTAAAAGGGTGCTTAAAATCTGCAGTTTTCTTTCCTCTCGCTCAGCATGCTTCAACACAATCATATCGGCGGTGGTTGATTTTAATTTAATCGTGCCGAGCTGCTTTTCGCAGCCGATTAACTGATAAAAATCAGGTTGTTGAAGGAGCTCTGCATCCACGTTGACCATCACCGTCCCATTTCGATGCATGGGCACACTTTTTGGGAAAGAAACCGCTCTTTTTTTGACTTCTTGGATGTTGCGATGAGTTTCTTCAAATGGAGATACCCCCTGCCCTTGAGCCTCTTCAGCTAAACGCACCAATCTCCTGCACGGATCTATTTCATTCCATGGATCTTCTGTTAAGGAAACCCGAATAGTATCCCCAATCCCATCCAACAGGAGGGCTCCCATTCCCATAGCGGACTTGATTCGCCCATCTTCCCCTTCTCCCGCCTCCGTAACC
The Parachlamydia sp. AcF125 genome window above contains:
- the ispG gene encoding (E)-4-hydroxy-3-methylbut-2-enyl-diphosphate synthase; this encodes MKYCVSSYQTIRRKTREVMVGKVGVGGDHPIRIQSMTTSSTRNVEATVDQIMRLADAGCEIARVTVQGMKEAEACEQIKNELVRRGYLIPLVADIHFFPPAAMKVADFVDKIRINPGNYVDKRASFKIIEYDDATYAAEIEKIEEKFTPLVEKCKRLKKAIRIGTNHGSLSDRIMNRYGDTPFGMVESALEFTRICRKNDFHDLIFSMKASNPLVMIQAYRLLVAEMEKLNWNYPLHLGVTEAGEGEDGRIKSAMGMGALLLDGIGDTIRVSLTEDPWNEIDPCRRLVRLAEEAQGQGVSPFEETHRNIQEVKKRAVSFPKSVPMHRNGTVMVNVDAELLQQPDFYQLIGCEKQLGTIKLKSTTADMIVLKHAEREERKLQILSTLLKKGVGVASFHPLTDALYIQPLQAAIESFQKQQQTARFALSRTTRPQPLAILVEKESEEEWNWIHELKPEILIFSPKNHKLHAARHFFEWLQNAKISSPVILHFTYLLDKEDLIIQAAAEYGALLCDGYGEGIWIEAPHEPDFMRQLSFNILQAARMRSSKTDFISCPSCGRTLFDLQEVSRSIRNRTAHLPGVKIAIMGCIVNGPGEMADADFGYVGSKPGMIDLYLGKQCVEKDIPFSEAVDRLVALIKQHGRWVEPEELEMASCPSE
- a CDS encoding FHA domain-containing protein, encoding MIKLTVQRKNNQIEEFVFEKSSIKIGEGGEEIDLSLSEESLHPCHVEIYEHDGFFYIFNRANDPFVALNELPFRKKSLCGKDVLMVGKTRIEIEAHPAKKNEEVLSPTGPLISQSESKHAHSEGHGTANLQKSEILPPPPTLEEANQQEFSLYAPQNPSKRVNEDPSLEIVPPQHVPEGSLSLSSLAPKPCLAKNEELKAPLSMAQKSWRFTLSLGAMILAFITLLSGIAYLKFNNESDRDEIKAAQAVADAAMALSYAQMARLKPHKSNWSQPEFLKTSLAPILPLDTKPLIDVDAQGKFKNCPYLLRIYTSGDLSHFLVIAQPAPSTLQWLLPRSAIVLDSASMEMRKTADLKNLNRLLVNINSLDELNSNEIFNIAKEGKLIRLSSLKLSKRVREFTPPKALSLLRPGAENYIYNAPRYHRFGENILNKAIALLEGPVNDQQVSALKQDIEALKKLPNLVLYTTKGIEGALQAEKALSIFVPNTPFLIGYLKLSSQGNIIQNSMLMNEEIGPASGEAATDKPVNKDIKVQGPLSIAAENTQAPPSHLHSNPVYLQLDKLFNNRKNALHPIHTKMEELISKERIGTTSDFHPQFQELLKEHEKIALEQREIFKEAFFKLQEEYWMIPLKEWMEYIQATGLTPLVEDILVDLPKENFLSPGAFENALRKIRDSHNFDELYSQVKEITAHLSLNFFPSIQRLIEYQNTYKNEVIIMIDKFLLSSGEKLTVLSSSTQEILDDIFKLIWVNSPTEREFYLHELNLLIQETESKKNLSEPASLQQILN